TACGAAACTCGATACGTTGAGTGGTTCAGTTAAAGAACTCAAAGGGTCTATTGAAGGACTAAAAACTACTGTGGAGATTATAAAAGAAACTATTGAGCGAGAAACTATGGATGGCATGGTCTCCAGGCATAGCCCGCTCGTAGCTTCCGAAAAGGCAATAGAGGTATTGAAAAGGGTCAATCTCATGTCAGAAATAGATAAAAATTGCGATTTCATTCTGGCGGAGGTGGATAAGAAGTCGAGATTATTTATATACACAGACCTGAAGACGCCGGAAGAGAGGATTACGGAAATAGCTCCTTCAATCGTGCATGAGTTGATAAAATCGGGAAAAATAGAAGAGAAGAAAGTTGATTTGGCACTGAAAGAGCTTGAAAAGATATTTGGTACAAATGCTGCCACATACTATGGCGTTTTGTTGCTCATTACCGCTTATATTCTGGAAAAAAGAAGGAAAGAGGGAAGTTCTATAAGTGATACCGCACCACAGAAGTTAGTTGATTTTGCTATGGTAAGCATTCCTAACATGATTTCATCGCAGGACACTGTTGAACTGCTACAAAAATATAATTGGGATATAAACAAAGCAATAGATGAACTGGAGAGGACTCTAAGAGTACTTGGAGTTGTAGATGAGAAAAAAGAATCTTCGCTCATTCTTAAACTCTCCGTTCTTTACGAGGAAAAAGGAGAGTTGAATAAGGCATTAGAAGTATGTCAAAAAGCATTGCAAATTTTTGATAGGATAGAAGACCAAAGAGGCGTCGCTACTGCTTATCATCAGTTAGGTATAATCGCACAGGAAAAATCACTTTTGGATGAGGCAGAGCAGTATTATAGGAAAGCACTTGAAATATTTAAGGGACTTGGAATTGAAAGAAATATTGCAGC
The sequence above is drawn from the Methanophagales archaeon genome and encodes:
- a CDS encoding tetratricopeptide repeat protein, with protein sequence MWYGGLREWRKKIDEWKTSLANLNLERWMGSTDTKLDTLSGSVKELKGSIEGLKTTVEIIKETIERETMDGMVSRHSPLVASEKAIEVLKRVNLMSEIDKNCDFILAEVDKKSRLFIYTDLKTPEERITEIAPSIVHELIKSGKIEEKKVDLALKELEKIFGTNAATYYGVLLLITAYILEKRRKEGSSISDTAPQKLVDFAMVSIPNMISSQDTVELLQKYNWDINKAIDELERTLRVLGVVDEKKESSLILKLSVLYEEKGELNKALEVCQKALQIFDRIEDQRGVATAYHQLGIIAQEKSLLDEAEQYYRKALEIFKGLGIERNIAA